The following is a genomic window from Puntigrus tetrazona isolate hp1 chromosome 20, ASM1883169v1, whole genome shotgun sequence.
AATATTAATTaagtgtaatattaattaattttggcataaatattatatacatacattcatacacatgcaacagaataataattaaaatgtgacGCATATGAATAAAAACTCAATTCTGACCTTATTCATCAGTTTTATCGCACTATTTAACCAAGCACTATCACCATGTGGTGTAGTAACATTACGTTACAATCATCAGAATATCTCTTCGCCTGTCTCTGAAAATGTCTGGATTTCGAAATCATTCTGCAGATGCTcattttaacaggtttttattcAACTATGTGAGAACAGCGTATTGAAAATATACATAACCAGAAGAATTGATACACTGCTTCAATGGGCACTTCCAGCAATCAATTTCACTGTGATAAAGGTTTGATTACACCCacctgttaaaaaatatttgtttcattcCTAGATATTACTTAAAGTCCCTATTATCAAGAAAACAATTTATCAATACATGATAATATCCATAATCTGACATGGATttatcagtaatattttactgGGCCAGAGCAGTATTTCACTATTCCCTTTCTCCAGTAAAAGGGGGATAGTAACAACCCTGATTTGAACCTTTTAAATAATTGGAAACAgattgaatgaattaaaaaaaagtttttcattttgtcaCCACCTGGGGGCACTCTTTGTGCCACAGTTACTCCACCATTTTTGCatattcaaatatgtttatGCAAGTAAGGGTGTTACCTGTTTTGATAGTATATAAACCCAAACTAGGTGGCTGACTCCATATATATAGTTTCTTAtgtgcatgtactgtatatatagaatcattttctgtgtattttggtCTCTATCTTATAGTGGTCGATTTCCTtaaggcttttaaaaatatcggtgattttatttttttacatttacataggAAATATTGTTTTGGTCAGTTTATATCTCCGTAATGAGCTCAAATGAAACTGCCATTTATTCTGAGAATGTGTTTCTCTGCTATCCACTCCGGCCGGACTCTTGTCCCAGAGCTCATCGCCTCCCTGCACTTAAAGTGGCGATATATGTTTTGATGGTGTTGATGATTCTCACGACAGTTTTTGGGAACCTGCTGAtcatcatctccatctctcacttcaAACAGCTTCAGTCTCCAACTCATCTGATTGTTCGCTCTCTGGCTGCCAGTGACTGTCTGCTGGGCTCTTTGGTCATGCCGTACAGCATGGTGCGATCTGTTGAAGGCTGCTGGTATCTGGGAGATATTGTGTGTAAAGTGCATTCTAGTCTTGATATGACTTTCAGCATCTCTTCTTTAATACATCTCAGTTTAATATCTGTCGACAGGTACTGGGCCATTTGTGACCCTCTGAGATACAGAATGAGGGTCACAAACAACACTGTGACTGTATTTACAACACTAACATGGCTGTTTTCATTTCTCTACagtttttctgttgtgttttcagGTGTAAACAAAATCGGTTTGGAGTCGTTCATCATGCAGGTTTATTGTGTGGgaagctgtgttttgttttttaacaaacaatGGGGTCTTATTTGTTCACTTCTCACATTTTTTCTTCCTGGGACGATCATGAGCTCTTTGTATATGAAAATCTTCCACGTTGCACGAAAACATGCAAAGGTTATGTCAGAAAGAGTGACTGGAGGGATGAAGAGCCTAAGCTCTGCTCAAAGAGAAGGAAAAGCAGCTAAAACTCTGGCGATTGTCATGGGTGTTTTTTATCTCTGCTGGCTGCCTTTTTTTACTGCCACGGCTGTTGATCCTTTCCTCAATTTTGTGACTCCTGGTGATGTTTTTGAtgctttggtttggtttggaTACTTTAACTCCACTTGTAACCCACTGATCTATGGTTTCTTCTATCCTCGCTTTCAGAAGGCCTTTAAGATTCTCATATTTACTTATATCTGTGGCTGCAATGACTCAAGCACATTGATACTCGAATGAACAGATCACCTTTTATTCATCTATAAATGGACTGGccattcatgaataaatattcatgtcTTTATTATAACATGTTTA
Proteins encoded in this region:
- the LOC122325417 gene encoding trace amine-associated receptor 4-like; this translates as MSSNETAIYSENVFLCYPLRPDSCPRAHRLPALKVAIYVLMVLMILTTVFGNLLIIISISHFKQLQSPTHLIVRSLAASDCLLGSLVMPYSMVRSVEGCWYLGDIVCKVHSSLDMTFSISSLIHLSLISVDRYWAICDPLRYRMRVTNNTVTVFTTLTWLFSFLYSFSVVFSGVNKIGLESFIMQVYCVGSCVLFFNKQWGLICSLLTFFLPGTIMSSLYMKIFHVARKHAKVMSERVTGGMKSLSSAQREGKAAKTLAIVMGVFYLCWLPFFTATAVDPFLNFVTPGDVFDALVWFGYFNSTCNPLIYGFFYPRFQKAFKILIFTYICGCNDSSTLILE